The following are from one region of the Pseudohongiella spirulinae genome:
- a CDS encoding HPF/RaiA family ribosome-associated protein, producing MSNDFQIVFHNLDQSDAIIDAVNKRIEKLRRFSSDILGGRVVLDSPHNNHHKGKVYSVALELHTPNKPVMVTQDQHDNHAHEDLYVAIRDAFNAAERQLKSVDKKHRKEAMHKNPDAVDDGMDDIDEQE from the coding sequence ATGTCCAACGATTTTCAAATTGTATTTCACAACCTTGACCAGTCCGATGCCATTATTGACGCGGTAAACAAGCGCATTGAGAAGTTGCGCCGCTTCAGCAGTGACATTCTGGGTGGCCGGGTAGTACTGGACTCCCCGCACAACAACCATCACAAGGGCAAAGTGTATTCAGTCGCCCTGGAGCTGCATACTCCGAACAAGCCTGTCATGGTGACTCAGGACCAGCATGACAACCATGCCCACGAAGACCTCTATGTTGCCATCCGTGATGCCTTTAATGCGGCAGAACGGCAATTAAAATCTGTTGACAAGAAACACCGCAAAGAAGCCATGCACAAGAATCCCGATGCGGTGGATGACGGCATGGATGATATTGACGAACAGGAGTAA
- a CDS encoding GlxA family transcriptional regulator has translation MINIAVMGFPQALASSMSIPMEMISAADTIDRLHHRRRKSQLQIRLVSECHPALQVMGGLALVTDPLPEHDPMTLVFIPALWGNPRAAVRKHPDSIRWIRQQYQQGAMLCSVGTGSYFLAEAGLLDNRQATTHWRFFDDFARHYPGVGLQRKRFITHQDRLYCTGSVNAVRDVLLHFVERLFDADTADEVAHHFTHEIKRSYESLLLATDHKDSHHDEVIIKIQEWLHANFERTVNLGELAHQFNMNPRTFNRRFRQATNQSPMQYLQTIRVNQARELLKHSNLSIAETAYAVGYQDVSHFTGLFRKLQGVTPRAYRQLVRTKQFNVNQDT, from the coding sequence ATGATTAACATCGCCGTCATGGGATTTCCACAGGCACTGGCATCGAGCATGTCCATTCCGATGGAAATGATCAGCGCGGCCGATACCATTGACCGGCTGCATCATCGCAGACGCAAGAGTCAGCTGCAAATAAGGCTTGTCTCCGAATGCCACCCTGCCTTGCAGGTCATGGGAGGCCTGGCGCTGGTCACCGACCCGCTGCCCGAACACGACCCGATGACGCTGGTCTTCATACCGGCCTTGTGGGGTAACCCGCGCGCAGCAGTCCGTAAACATCCTGATTCAATTCGCTGGATCAGACAACAATACCAGCAGGGAGCCATGTTATGCAGTGTGGGCACGGGCAGCTATTTTCTGGCCGAAGCCGGTTTGCTGGACAATCGACAAGCGACAACGCACTGGCGATTTTTTGATGATTTCGCCAGGCACTATCCAGGCGTCGGGCTACAGCGCAAACGATTCATCACCCATCAGGATCGGCTCTACTGCACCGGCAGTGTTAACGCGGTGCGAGATGTGCTGCTGCATTTTGTCGAACGACTCTTTGACGCAGATACCGCCGATGAGGTGGCACATCACTTCACTCACGAGATCAAACGCTCTTACGAATCCCTGCTACTGGCAACCGATCACAAAGACAGCCATCACGATGAAGTCATTATTAAAATTCAGGAATGGCTGCACGCAAATTTCGAGCGGACGGTTAATCTGGGTGAGCTGGCACACCAATTCAATATGAATCCACGCACCTTCAATCGTCGCTTCCGTCAGGCGACCAATCAGTCTCCGATGCAGTACCTGCAAACGATCCGGGTTAATCAGGCCAGGGAGTTACTCAAACACAGCAACCTGAGCATTGCCGAAACGGCCTATGCAGTCGGTTATCAGGATGTCAGTCATTTCACTGGCCTGTTCCGGAAACTGCAGGGCGTGACGCCCAGAGCATATCGCCAGTTGGTGCGCACCAAACAATTCAACGTTAATCAGGATACCTGA
- the greB gene encoding transcription elongation factor GreB: MSRYRPPAPPKSNYLTAEGESRLRQELEQLWRIERPEVTRQVSDAAALGDRSENAEYIYGKKRLREIDRRVRYLRNRLESATVVKSLPADTSKVYFGAWVTVENEDGSEQTFRIVGPDEVGDGPGYISMDAPLGKALLGKTVDDEISINSPSGRIRYWLLSVKYRL; this comes from the coding sequence ATGAGTCGCTATCGGCCGCCCGCCCCACCCAAGTCCAATTACCTGACCGCAGAAGGCGAAAGTCGACTGCGGCAGGAGTTGGAACAGCTCTGGCGTATCGAACGACCGGAGGTCACCCGCCAGGTCAGCGACGCGGCCGCACTTGGTGATCGCAGTGAAAACGCAGAGTACATCTACGGTAAAAAACGGCTGCGTGAAATCGACCGTCGGGTGCGTTATCTGCGCAATCGCCTGGAGAGTGCTACCGTTGTAAAATCGCTTCCGGCCGACACCAGCAAGGTGTATTTCGGGGCCTGGGTGACAGTGGAAAACGAAGACGGATCGGAGCAGACCTTTCGCATCGTTGGTCCAGACGAGGTCGGGGATGGTCCCGGTTATATCAGTATGGATGCTCCCCTGGGAAAAGCGCTGCTGGGTAAAACTGTCGATGATGAAATCAGCATCAACTCGCCCTCCGGTCGCATTCGTTACTGGCTGCTCAGCGTCAAATACAGGCTCTGA
- a CDS encoding DUF1244 domain-containing protein: MAETSPDAQQQLELEAAAFRRLLQHLDANKQVQNIDLMELAGFCRNCLAKWYAAAAEERGLQVDYDQAREYVYGMPYEQWKAQYQTPR; this comes from the coding sequence ATGGCTGAGACGTCCCCGGACGCACAGCAGCAACTGGAGCTGGAAGCAGCCGCCTTTCGGCGGCTGTTACAGCATCTGGATGCTAACAAGCAGGTGCAAAACATCGATTTGATGGAGCTGGCCGGATTTTGCCGCAATTGCCTGGCCAAGTGGTATGCCGCCGCGGCCGAAGAGCGCGGCCTGCAAGTAGACTACGATCAGGCGCGGGAGTATGTCTACGGTATGCCTTACGAACAATGGAAAGCGCAGTACCAGACGCCGCGCTGA